In Rhodamnia argentea isolate NSW1041297 chromosome 4, ASM2092103v1, whole genome shotgun sequence, the following proteins share a genomic window:
- the LOC115740616 gene encoding inactive protein kinase SELMODRAFT_444075-like has protein sequence MKEKGSSDGVGDGKVVVVAVKASREIPRAALVWTLTHVAQPGDFIKLLVVIPHSSSKKMWMFSKFASDCTTGHHRSISEISLDEKDDIANSCSQMMYGLDDFYDPDKVKVRLKIVSSMPIGVVAAEAKRVHSNWVILDKRLKHEKRVCMDELQCNFVVMDRSKAKVLRLNLIGSPALDPEISTSSMVDIDVSHMDASLEFESMIRGPLVTPASSPDHESPSATTDVGTSSLSSSDQGNSPFLLSEVHRKLQNEYIGKTEVKLNFEYSDSDVDSEKLGPPAISWAGHTFETLEDESPKPDNKAFFCNYGSLMDQISNLDRDPDSGINFKLDMDLGRSVREAISLSRNAPPSPPPLCSVCRHKAPVFGNPPRWFSYAELELATGAFSQANFLAEGGYGSVHRGVLPDGQVVAVKQHKSASSQGDVEFCAEVEVLSCAQHRNLVTLIGFCVEDGRRLLVYEYICNGSLDSHLKGHDRGSLSWCARQKIAVGAARGLRYLHEECRVGCIVHRDMRPNNILLTHDFEPLVGDFGLARWQPDGDMGVETRVIGTFGYLAPEYAQSGQITEKADVYSFGVVLVELVTGRKAMDIKRPRGQQCLTEWARPLLERRSIGELIDPSLKNCYSEQEVLRMLRCASLCIRRDPQLRPRMSQVLRMLESDIALN, from the exons ATGAAAGAGAAGGGCTCTTCAGATGGAGTTGGGGATGGGAAGGTGGTGGTTGTTGCTGTGAAAGCCTCAAGGGAAATACCAAGAGCTGCATTGGTGTGGACTTTGACTCATGTTGCTCAACCTGGGGATTTCATCAAACTGTTGGTGGTCATTCCTCACTCCTCAA GCAAAAAGATGTGGATGTTTTCAAAGTTTGCAAGTGACTGCACCACCGGTCATCACCGGTCTATCTCAGAGATCAGTTTGGATGAGAAGGACGACATTGCAAATTCTTGCTCTCAAATGATGTATGGACTCGACGATTTCTATGACCCAGATAAG GTCAAGGTTCGGCTGAAAATTGTTTCCAGCATGCCAATTGGAGTGGTTGCCGCTGAAGCCAAAAGAGTACATTCAAACTGGGTTATATTGGATAA GCGGCTGAAACACGAGAAACGGGTCTGCATGGATGAACTGCAGTGCAATTTTGTGGTCATGGACCGATCTAAAGCAAAGGTCTTGCGTCTGAATTTGATTGGATCACCAGCACTTGACCCAGAAATATCAACTTCATCAATGGTCGACATCGATGTATCTCATATGGATGCTAGTCTTGAATTTGAAAGTATGATCAGAGGGCCTCTTGTGACTCCTGCAAGTAGTCCAGACCACGAGTCACCGTCGGCCACAACCGATGTTGGAACTTCATCTTTATCAAGTTCAGATCAAGGGAACTCTCCATTTCTCCTCTCCGAAGTTCACAGAAAACTACAGAATGAGTATATAGGTAAAACTGAAGTGAAACTGAATTTTGAATATTCTGACTCCGATGTAGACAGTGAAAAGCTGGGTCCACCTGCCATATCATGGGCGGGACATACTTTCGAGACTTTGGAGGATGAATCACCAAAGCCTGACAACAAAGCTTTCTTTTGCAACTATGGatctttgatggatcaaattTCTAATTTGGATAGAGACCCTGATAGTGGAATAAATTTTAAGCTTGACATGGACTTAGGCAGAAGCGTTAGGGAAGCAATTTCATTGTCCAGAAATGCACCTCCTAGTCCTCCTCCGCTATGCTCAGTGTGTCGACACAAAGCACCTGTTTTTGGGAATCCCCCAAGGTGGTTCTCTTACGCTGAGCTGGAACTTGCTACTGGTGCATTTTCTCAAGCAAATTTTTTGGCTGAAGGTGGATATGGTTCTGTCCATCGAGGGGTTTTGCCCGATGGCCAGGTCGTTGCCGTGAAACAGCACAAGTCAGCAAGTTCACAGGGTGATGTAGAATTTTGTGCAGAAGTCGAGGTTTTGAGCTGTGCCCAGCATCGCAATCTCGTCACGTTGATTGGGTTCTGTGTTGAGGATGGAAGAAGACTGCTGGTTTATGAATATATTTGCAATGGCTCTCTGGATTCACATCTTAAAG gacATGATCGGGGCTCTTTATCATGGTGCGCACGGCAAAAAATTGCAGTTGGAGCAGCTCGAGGATTGAGATACCTTCATGAAGAATGTCGAGTGGGTTGCATTGTACACCGTGATATGCGGCCTAACAATATTCTTCTCACGCATGATTTTGAACCATTG GTTGGAGATTTTGGACTTGCGAGATGGCAACCGGATGGAGACATGGGAGTAGAAACAAGAGTGATAGGAACATTCGG GTACTTGGCTCCAGAATACGCTCAAAGTGGTCAAATCACTGAAAAAGCTGATGTATATTCATTCGGTGTGGTACTCGTAGAGCTTGTTACGGGACGAAAGGCAATGGATATAAAACGTCCCAGGGGTCAGCAATGCCTCACTGAATGG GCACGGCCATTACTAGAAAGACGTTCAATCGGTGAATTGATTGACCCGAGTTTGAAAAATTGCTACTCAGAGCAGGAGGTTCTTCGAATGCTGCGGTGTGCTTCATTGTGCATCCGGCGGGATCCTCAATTGAGGCCTCGCATGTCTCAG GTACTACGTATGTTAGAGAGTGATATTGCCTTGAACTAA